One genomic window of Gallaecimonas sp. GXIMD4217 includes the following:
- the rpoD gene encoding RNA polymerase sigma factor RpoD — protein MEQTPQSQLKLLVAKGKEQGYLTYAEVNDHLPADIVDSDQVEDIIRMINDMGIKVFESAPDSDELMMSEDTADEDAAEEAAQALATVESELGRTTDPVRMYMREMGTVELLTREGEIDIAKRIEDGINQVQCSVAEYPEAITYLLEQYDKYEAEEIRLSDIITGFIDPNAEEEAAPSATHVGSELSQEELDDEDDDEDEEEEEATDTGPDPEMAKEKFGALRSQYDKAQKVIKKHGRASDEARTEVLALAEIFKEFRLVPKQFDRLVANMREMMDRVRTQERLLMKLTVEECKMPRKVFIKTFAGNESNMGWLDGHLEAGKPYSEKMKEMEEDLRRSFQKLQHIEQETGLTIDAIKDINRRMSIGEAKARRAKKEMVEANLRLVISIAKKYTNRGLQFLDLIQEGNIGLMKAVDKFEYRRGYKFSTYATWWIRQAITRSIADQARTIRIPVHMIETINKLNRISRQMLQEMGREPTPDELAVRMAMPEDKIRKVLKIAKEPISMETPIGDDEDSHLGDFIEDTTLELPADAATSESLKFATQEVLGSLTPREAKVLRMRFGIDMNTDHTLEEVGKQFDVTRERIRQIEAKALRKLRHPSRSEILKSFLDE, from the coding sequence ATGGAGCAAACCCCACAGTCGCAGCTTAAACTCCTCGTTGCTAAAGGTAAAGAACAGGGTTACCTGACGTATGCCGAGGTCAACGACCACCTCCCGGCGGACATCGTTGACTCCGATCAGGTCGAAGACATCATCAGGATGATCAACGACATGGGCATCAAGGTGTTCGAAAGCGCTCCCGACAGCGACGAACTGATGATGTCCGAGGACACCGCCGACGAGGATGCCGCCGAAGAAGCGGCCCAGGCCCTGGCCACCGTTGAAAGCGAGCTGGGCCGCACCACAGACCCGGTGCGCATGTACATGCGTGAAATGGGGACCGTGGAGCTGCTGACCCGCGAAGGCGAGATTGACATCGCCAAGCGCATCGAAGACGGCATCAACCAGGTGCAGTGCTCCGTCGCCGAATACCCCGAAGCCATCACCTACCTGCTCGAACAGTACGACAAGTACGAGGCGGAAGAGATCCGCCTGTCCGACATCATCACCGGCTTCATCGATCCCAACGCCGAGGAAGAGGCTGCGCCTTCCGCCACCCACGTCGGTTCCGAGCTGTCCCAGGAAGAGCTGGACGACGAGGATGACGACGAGGACGAGGAAGAAGAGGAAGCCACCGACACCGGTCCCGATCCGGAGATGGCCAAGGAGAAGTTCGGCGCCCTGCGCAGCCAGTACGACAAGGCCCAGAAGGTCATCAAGAAGCACGGGCGCGCCTCCGACGAGGCCCGTACCGAGGTGCTGGCCCTGGCCGAGATCTTCAAGGAATTCCGCCTGGTACCCAAGCAGTTCGACCGCCTGGTTGCCAACATGCGCGAGATGATGGACCGCGTCCGCACCCAGGAACGGCTGCTGATGAAGCTGACCGTGGAAGAGTGCAAGATGCCCCGCAAGGTCTTCATCAAGACCTTCGCCGGCAACGAATCCAACATGGGCTGGCTGGACGGCCACCTGGAGGCGGGCAAGCCCTACTCCGAGAAGATGAAGGAAATGGAAGAGGACCTGCGCCGCAGCTTCCAGAAGCTGCAGCACATCGAGCAGGAAACCGGCCTGACCATAGACGCCATCAAGGACATCAACCGCCGCATGAGCATAGGTGAGGCCAAGGCCCGCCGTGCCAAGAAGGAAATGGTCGAGGCCAACCTGCGTCTGGTTATCTCCATCGCCAAGAAGTACACCAACCGCGGCCTGCAGTTCCTGGATCTGATCCAGGAAGGCAACATCGGCCTGATGAAGGCGGTCGACAAGTTCGAATATCGCCGCGGCTACAAGTTCTCCACCTATGCCACCTGGTGGATCCGTCAGGCCATCACCCGCTCCATTGCGGACCAGGCCCGCACCATCCGTATCCCGGTGCACATGATCGAGACCATCAACAAGCTCAACCGCATCTCCCGCCAGATGCTGCAGGAGATGGGCCGCGAGCCCACCCCGGACGAGCTGGCGGTGCGCATGGCCATGCCCGAGGACAAGATCCGCAAGGTGCTGAAGATCGCCAAGGAACCCATCTCCATGGAAACCCCCATAGGTGATGACGAAGATTCCCACCTGGGCGACTTCATCGAGGACACCACCCTGGAGCTGCCGGCCGATGCCGCCACCAGCGAAAGCCTCAAGTTCGCCACCCAGGAAGTGCTCGGCAGCCTGACCCCCCGTGAAGCCAAGGTGCTGCGCATGCGCTTCGGGATCGACATGAACACCGACCATACCCTGGAAGAGGTGGGCAAGCAGTTCGACGTGACCCGTGAGCGTATCCGTCAGATCGAGGCCAAGGCCCTGCGTAAGCTGCGCCACCCGTCCCGCTCCGAGATCCTCAAGAGCTTCCTGGACGAATAA